A region from the Neurospora crassa OR74A linkage group V, whole genome shotgun sequence genome encodes:
- a CDS encoding integral membrane protein: MILVDIISIILRVAELAFASIVAALNGRFLHAARGNSPWDLGRHIYTEVVAGLSILFAIVWLFPFSSSFIHWPMDLVISVMWFVSFGLLVNWLHGVCGYVFDWDNVGFNGVGCGEWKATVAFAFLSAICWLVSALVGLYWVRRHTPAPVDAGYRRRRWYRSRV; this comes from the exons ATGATCCTGGTAgacatcatctccatcatcCTCCGCGTTGCGGAGCTTGCATTCGCATCCATCGTTGCTGCCCTTAACGGGCGCTTCCTGCACGCCGCTCGCGGCAACTCACCATGGGATCTCGGCCGACACATTTATACTGAAGTGGTGGCGGGCTTGTCCATTCTCTTTGCCATCGTCTGGCTGTTTCCGTTCTCGAGCTCGTTCATCCACTGGCCCATGGACCTGGTCATTTCTGTCATGTGGTTTGTGAGCTTTGGGCTGTTGGTAAATTGGTTGCATGGGGTTTGCGG ATATGTCTTTGATTGGGATAATGTTGGCTTTAATGGTGTGGGCTGTGGTGAGTGGAAGGCTACAGTTGCTTTTGCCTTTCTCAGCGCCATTTGTTGGCTTGTTAGTGCTTTGGTTGG TCTCTACTGGGTTCGTCGCCATACCCCCGCTCCTGTTGATGCGGGATATCGTCGCCGCCGCTGGTATCGTTCTCGCGTCTAA